Proteins from a single region of Mytilus trossulus isolate FHL-02 chromosome 2, PNRI_Mtr1.1.1.hap1, whole genome shotgun sequence:
- the LOC134706458 gene encoding tRNA-dihydrouridine(47) synthase [NAD(P)(+)]-like isoform X3: MAATTEEPRSKKYHGDGVAPIKEQYIVQDYKPEVSVEYLSEETKAKLEESESLKRKNVDATDDSKKDDDKASQPKKIKLKGRNKHRPVNNRVEAGEKLCPSVLHERVCNFGDKCKFNHNIKEFLDKKPPDVGPECHNFLTFGKCHYGLACRFAKMHISEELKNKINTELFEKMSTEKTTVNVLDKDLQVKLWKKKYDFSKGNDSERQIKRWCQERVAAQERKRGVTQNIDKVASSVNDKDGESVGPSQPSVNNGSNSSEQLPTICDTEGGPIKLRSQEKKLIDFSNKLYLAPLTTVGNLPFRRVCKTYGVDITCSEMAMATNILQGQMSEWALLKRHKSEDLFGIQICGGWSDTLTRCSQLINDELEADFLDLNCGCPIDLLYKKGEGCALMGKTNKFEQIIRSMKSVLDIPLTVKMRTGIMDTKSIAHHLVPKLRDWGVSMVTIHGRSREQRYTKSADWDYIDQCAELAKPMPVFGNGDILSYEDLDCHINETEVKGCMIARGALIKPWIFTEIKEQRHWDISSNERFDMIKSFVNNGLEHWGSDQQGVETTRRFLLEWLSFLYRYIPVGVLESVPQKINQRPPKYIGRNDLETLLSSPNCGDWLKISEMLLGPVPDGFNFLPKHKANAYM, encoded by the exons ATGGCTGCCACAACAGAAGAACCTCGATCAAAGAAATACCATGGGGATGGAGTTGCACCTATAAAAGAACA atatataGTACAAGATTACAAGCCAGAAGTGTCAGTAGAATATTTATCTGAAGAAACAAAGGCCAAACTGGAAGAATCAGAATCACTGAAAA gGAAAAATGTGGATGCCACTGACGATAGTAAGAAAGATGATGACAAGGCGTCTCAACCTAAAAAGATCAAATTAAAAGGAAGAAACAAACACCGACCTGTGAACAACAGGGTGGAAGCTGGAGAGAAATTATGTCCATCTGTTTTACATGAACGGGTGTGTAACTTTGGTGACAAATGCAAGTTTAATCACAATATAAAGGAGTTCCTGGACAAGAAGCCACCAGATGTAGGACCTGAATgtcataattttttaacatttggtAAATGTCATTATGGACTTGCTTGTCGTTTTGCTAAAATGCATATATCGGAAGAACTCAAAAACAAGATTAATACTGAATTGTTTGAAAAGATGTCAACAGAAAAAACTACAGTAAATGTGTTAGATAAAGATTTACAAGTTAAGTTGTGGAAGAAAAAGTATGACTTTTCAAAGGGTAATGATTCAGAGAGACAGATCAAACGATGGTGTCAGGAAAGAGTAGCAGCTCAAGAAAGGAAAAGGGGAGTAACTCAGAACATTGACAAGGTTGCCTCATCTGTGAATGATAAAGATGGCGAAAGTGTGGGTCCCTCTCAGCCTTCAGTAAATAATGGATCTAATTCATCTGAACAATTACCAACTATCTGTGATACTGAAGGGGGACCAATCAAATTAAGGAGTCAGGAAAAGAAACTT ATAGATTTTTCCAACAAATTATACCTAGCTCCACTCACCACA gtCGGAAACCTTCCATTCAGAAGAGTTTGTAAGACATATGGTGTAGATATAACATGTAGTGAAATGGCTATGGCAACCAATATACTACAAGGTCAAATGTCAGAATGGGCTTTACTCAAAAGACACAAGTCAGAAGATCTGTTTGGTATTCAG ATTTGTGGAGGATGGTCTGATACTTTAACTCGATGTTCACAACTAATCAATGATGAGCTTGAAGCAGATTTTTTAGACCTCAATTGTGGATGTCCTATAGATCTACTTTATAAAAAG GGAGAAGGTTGTGCACTGATGGGaaagacaaataaatttgaACAGATTATTAGAAGTATGAAATCTGTGTTAGATATACCCCTCACTGTAAAGATGAGAACAGGAATTATGGACACCAAGAGCATCGCCCATCATCTTGTTCCAAAACTTCGGGATTGGGGGGTTTCTATGGTTACA ATACATGGTAGGTCCAGAGAACAAAGGTACACCAAATCAGCCGACTGGGATTATATAGACCAGTGTGCAGAATTAGCCAAACCTATGCCTGTCTTTG GTAATGGTGATATTCTGTCCTATGAAGACTTAGATTGTCATATAAATGAAACAGAGGTCAAAGGTTGCATGATTGCCAg GGGAGCCCTTATCAAGCCATGgatatttacagaaataaaagaACAGAGACATTGGGATATTTCATCCAATGAAAGATTTGACATgattaaaagttttgtcaataaTGGATTAGAGCACTGGGGATCAGACCAGCAGGGAGTGGAAACTACTCGCAGATTCTTGTTAGAATGGCTGTCTTTTCTTTACAG ATATATTCCTGTTGGAGTGCTTGAAAGTGTTCCACAGAAAATAAACCAGAGACCACCCAAATATATAGGTCGAAATGACCTTGAAACATTACTGTCTAGTCCAAATTGTGGAGATTGGCTCAAGATCAG tgagATGTTGCTAGGACCAGTTCCAGATGGATTTAATTTCTTACCAAAACATAAAGCCAATGCATACATGTGA
- the LOC134706458 gene encoding tRNA-dihydrouridine(47) synthase [NAD(P)(+)]-like isoform X2, producing MLEHLKWSTLQEQKKHSRLIMMAATTEEPRSKKYHGDGVAPIKEQYIVQDYKPEVSVEYLSEETKAKLEESESLKRKNVDATDDSKKDDDKASQPKKIKLKGRNKHRPVNNRVEAGEKLCPSVLHERVCNFGDKCKFNHNIKEFLDKKPPDVGPECHNFLTFGKCHYGLACRFAKMHISEELKNKINTELFEKMSTEKTTVNVLDKDLQVKLWKKKYDFSKGNDSERQIKRWCQERVAAQERKRGVTQNIDKVASSVNDKDGESVGPSQPSVNNGSNSSEQLPTICDTEGGPIKLRSQEKKLIDFSNKLYLAPLTTVGNLPFRRVCKTYGVDITCSEMAMATNILQGQMSEWALLKRHKSEDLFGIQICGGWSDTLTRCSQLINDELEADFLDLNCGCPIDLLYKKGEGCALMGKTNKFEQIIRSMKSVLDIPLTVKMRTGIMDTKSIAHHLVPKLRDWGVSMVTIHGRSREQRYTKSADWDYIDQCAELAKPMPVFGNGDILSYEDLDCHINETEVKGCMIARGALIKPWIFTEIKEQRHWDISSNERFDMIKSFVNNGLEHWGSDQQGVETTRRFLLEWLSFLYRYIPVGVLESVPQKINQRPPKYIGRNDLETLLSSPNCGDWLKISEMLLGPVPDGFNFLPKHKANAYM from the exons ATGCTTGAACATCTTAAATGGTCTACCCTACAAGAACAAAAGAAACATAGCCGCTTAATAATG ATGGCTGCCACAACAGAAGAACCTCGATCAAAGAAATACCATGGGGATGGAGTTGCACCTATAAAAGAACA atatataGTACAAGATTACAAGCCAGAAGTGTCAGTAGAATATTTATCTGAAGAAACAAAGGCCAAACTGGAAGAATCAGAATCACTGAAAA gGAAAAATGTGGATGCCACTGACGATAGTAAGAAAGATGATGACAAGGCGTCTCAACCTAAAAAGATCAAATTAAAAGGAAGAAACAAACACCGACCTGTGAACAACAGGGTGGAAGCTGGAGAGAAATTATGTCCATCTGTTTTACATGAACGGGTGTGTAACTTTGGTGACAAATGCAAGTTTAATCACAATATAAAGGAGTTCCTGGACAAGAAGCCACCAGATGTAGGACCTGAATgtcataattttttaacatttggtAAATGTCATTATGGACTTGCTTGTCGTTTTGCTAAAATGCATATATCGGAAGAACTCAAAAACAAGATTAATACTGAATTGTTTGAAAAGATGTCAACAGAAAAAACTACAGTAAATGTGTTAGATAAAGATTTACAAGTTAAGTTGTGGAAGAAAAAGTATGACTTTTCAAAGGGTAATGATTCAGAGAGACAGATCAAACGATGGTGTCAGGAAAGAGTAGCAGCTCAAGAAAGGAAAAGGGGAGTAACTCAGAACATTGACAAGGTTGCCTCATCTGTGAATGATAAAGATGGCGAAAGTGTGGGTCCCTCTCAGCCTTCAGTAAATAATGGATCTAATTCATCTGAACAATTACCAACTATCTGTGATACTGAAGGGGGACCAATCAAATTAAGGAGTCAGGAAAAGAAACTT ATAGATTTTTCCAACAAATTATACCTAGCTCCACTCACCACA gtCGGAAACCTTCCATTCAGAAGAGTTTGTAAGACATATGGTGTAGATATAACATGTAGTGAAATGGCTATGGCAACCAATATACTACAAGGTCAAATGTCAGAATGGGCTTTACTCAAAAGACACAAGTCAGAAGATCTGTTTGGTATTCAG ATTTGTGGAGGATGGTCTGATACTTTAACTCGATGTTCACAACTAATCAATGATGAGCTTGAAGCAGATTTTTTAGACCTCAATTGTGGATGTCCTATAGATCTACTTTATAAAAAG GGAGAAGGTTGTGCACTGATGGGaaagacaaataaatttgaACAGATTATTAGAAGTATGAAATCTGTGTTAGATATACCCCTCACTGTAAAGATGAGAACAGGAATTATGGACACCAAGAGCATCGCCCATCATCTTGTTCCAAAACTTCGGGATTGGGGGGTTTCTATGGTTACA ATACATGGTAGGTCCAGAGAACAAAGGTACACCAAATCAGCAGACTGGGATTATATAGACCAGTGTGCAGAATTAGCCAAACCTATGCCTGTCTTTG GTAATGGTGATATTCTGTCCTATGAAGACTTAGATTGTCATATAAATGAAACAGAGGTCAAAGGTTGCATGATTGCCAg GGGAGCCCTTATCAAGCCATGgatatttacagaaataaaagaACAGAGACATTGGGATATTTCATCCAATGAAAGATTTGACATgattaaaagttttgtcaataaTGGATTAGAGCACTGGGGATCAGACCAGCAGGGAGTGGAAACTACTCGCAGATTCTTGTTAGAATGGCTGTCTTTTCTTTACAG ATATATTCCTGTTGGAGTGCTTGAAAGTGTTCCACAGAAAATAAACCAGAGACCACCCAAATATATAGGTCGAAATGACCTTGAAACATTACTGTCTAGTCCAAATTGTGGAGATTGGCTCAAGATCAG tgagATGTTGCTAGGACCAGTTCCAGATGGATTTAATTTCTTACCAAAACATAAAGCCAATGCATACATGTGA
- the LOC134706458 gene encoding tRNA-dihydrouridine(47) synthase [NAD(P)(+)]-like isoform X1: MLEHLKWSTLQEQKKHSRLIMMAATTEEPRSKKYHGDGVAPIKEQYIVQDYKPEVSVEYLSEETKAKLEESESLKRKNVDATDDSKKDDDKASQPKKIKLKGRNKHRPVNNRVEAGEKLCPSVLHERVCNFGDKCKFNHNIKEFLDKKPPDVGPECHNFLTFGKCHYGLACRFAKMHISEELKNKINTELFEKMSTEKTTVNVLDKDLQVKLWKKKYDFSKGNDSERQIKRWCQERVAAQERKRGVTQNIDKVASSVNDKDGESVGPSQPSVNNGSNSSEQLPTICDTEGGPIKLRSQEKKLIDFSNKLYLAPLTTVGNLPFRRVCKTYGVDITCSEMAMATNILQGQMSEWALLKRHKSEDLFGIQICGGWSDTLTRCSQLINDELEADFLDLNCGCPIDLLYKKGEGCALMGKTNKFEQIIRSMKSVLDIPLTVKMRTGIMDTKSIAHHLVPKLRDWGVSMVTIHGRSREQRYTKSADWDYIDQCAELAKPMPVFGNGDILSYEDLDCHINETEVKGCMIARGALIKPWIFTEIKEQRHWDISSNERFDMIKSFVNNGLEHWGSDQQGVETTRRFLLEWLSFLYRYIPVGVLESVPQKINQRPPKYIGRNDLETLLSSPNCGDWLKISEMLLGPVPDGFNFLPKHKANAYM; the protein is encoded by the exons ATGCTTGAACATCTTAAATGGTCTACCCTACAAGAACAAAAGAAACATAGCCGCTTAATAATG ATGGCTGCCACAACAGAAGAACCTCGATCAAAGAAATACCATGGGGATGGAGTTGCACCTATAAAAGAACA atatataGTACAAGATTACAAGCCAGAAGTGTCAGTAGAATATTTATCTGAAGAAACAAAGGCCAAACTGGAAGAATCAGAATCACTGAAAA gGAAAAATGTGGATGCCACTGACGATAGTAAGAAAGATGATGACAAGGCGTCTCAACCTAAAAAGATCAAATTAAAAGGAAGAAACAAACACCGACCTGTGAACAACAGGGTGGAAGCTGGAGAGAAATTATGTCCATCTGTTTTACATGAACGGGTGTGTAACTTTGGTGACAAATGCAAGTTTAATCACAATATAAAGGAGTTCCTGGACAAGAAGCCACCAGATGTAGGACCTGAATgtcataattttttaacatttggtAAATGTCATTATGGACTTGCTTGTCGTTTTGCTAAAATGCATATATCGGAAGAACTCAAAAACAAGATTAATACTGAATTGTTTGAAAAGATGTCAACAGAAAAAACTACAGTAAATGTGTTAGATAAAGATTTACAAGTTAAGTTGTGGAAGAAAAAGTATGACTTTTCAAAGGGTAATGATTCAGAGAGACAGATCAAACGATGGTGTCAGGAAAGAGTAGCAGCTCAAGAAAGGAAAAGGGGAGTAACTCAGAACATTGACAAGGTTGCCTCATCTGTGAATGATAAAGATGGCGAAAGTGTGGGTCCCTCTCAGCCTTCAGTAAATAATGGATCTAATTCATCTGAACAATTACCAACTATCTGTGATACTGAAGGGGGACCAATCAAATTAAGGAGTCAGGAAAAGAAACTT ATAGATTTTTCCAACAAATTATACCTAGCTCCACTCACCACA gtCGGAAACCTTCCATTCAGAAGAGTTTGTAAGACATATGGTGTAGATATAACATGTAGTGAAATGGCTATGGCAACCAATATACTACAAGGTCAAATGTCAGAATGGGCTTTACTCAAAAGACACAAGTCAGAAGATCTGTTTGGTATTCAG ATTTGTGGAGGATGGTCTGATACTTTAACTCGATGTTCACAACTAATCAATGATGAGCTTGAAGCAGATTTTTTAGACCTCAATTGTGGATGTCCTATAGATCTACTTTATAAAAAG GGAGAAGGTTGTGCACTGATGGGaaagacaaataaatttgaACAGATTATTAGAAGTATGAAATCTGTGTTAGATATACCCCTCACTGTAAAGATGAGAACAGGAATTATGGACACCAAGAGCATCGCCCATCATCTTGTTCCAAAACTTCGGGATTGGGGGGTTTCTATGGTTACA ATACATGGTAGGTCCAGAGAACAAAGGTACACCAAATCAGCCGACTGGGATTATATAGACCAGTGTGCAGAATTAGCCAAACCTATGCCTGTCTTTG GTAATGGTGATATTCTGTCCTATGAAGACTTAGATTGTCATATAAATGAAACAGAGGTCAAAGGTTGCATGATTGCCAg GGGAGCCCTTATCAAGCCATGgatatttacagaaataaaagaACAGAGACATTGGGATATTTCATCCAATGAAAGATTTGACATgattaaaagttttgtcaataaTGGATTAGAGCACTGGGGATCAGACCAGCAGGGAGTGGAAACTACTCGCAGATTCTTGTTAGAATGGCTGTCTTTTCTTTACAG ATATATTCCTGTTGGAGTGCTTGAAAGTGTTCCACAGAAAATAAACCAGAGACCACCCAAATATATAGGTCGAAATGACCTTGAAACATTACTGTCTAGTCCAAATTGTGGAGATTGGCTCAAGATCAG tgagATGTTGCTAGGACCAGTTCCAGATGGATTTAATTTCTTACCAAAACATAAAGCCAATGCATACATGTGA